A single Salmo trutta chromosome 14, fSalTru1.1, whole genome shotgun sequence DNA region contains:
- the LOC115207593 gene encoding protein FAM83D isoform X2 translates to MVTKVIAIVTDSLTDLDIFKDLQEACTQRRVPVYILLDWSCVPAFLKMCNNINVRLDDLKQMRVRTVTGGTYFMRSGAKITGKVHERFMLIDGNRVTTGSYRFNWTDGKLNSSNMIELSGQITENFDEEFRILYAQSMPVITRGPASARNSGIYDHLLIKHPGTSSPQPAKERPPVKPVCPEVLGKTVCLTSTPSRAQAVPVPPSREMTGKSSLVSASFTIGEDWMEQRHMQEVLAGSAAQCLPTGDPATVTSAVDVQVTPPIPTCCHVSTQTNCPAVDLGVQTDLTQYTKHLSPNKVAFSPITSTTTQTNNIQSEAASSSDSVSTSPRQHRTPHGVDRRPAIRHCTAPPDGNLRECFRKLTKERQYHYSTIRSKLEHMVTMLSHRRELVDLTNMALGPGLHRACNAQKERRQWQRQGHNPGLLMDSVGMGTWPRARCLH, encoded by the exons ATGGTCACCAAG GTGATCGCCATAGTGACAGATTCTCTGACAGACCTGGACATCTTTAAGGATCTCCAGGAGGCGTGCACACAGCGCAGAGTTCCAGTCTACATCCTACTGGACTGGTCCTGTGTGCCGGCATTCCTCAAAATGTGCAACAACATCAATGTTCGCCTGGACGATCTTAAG CAAATGCGAGTGCGGACCGTAACTGGTGGTACATACTTCATGAGGTCAGGGGCCAAGATTACTGGGAAGGTTCATGAACGGTTCATGTTGATTGATGGGAACAGAGTGACTACAGGCTCCTACAG GTTCAATTGGACTGATGGGAAACTAAACAGCAGCAACATGATCGAGTTGTCTGGCCAGATCACTGAGAACTTTGATGAGGAGTTCCGGATTCTGTATGCCCAGTCCATGCCTGTTATTACCAGGGGCCCAGCCAGTGCCCGAAACAGTGGCATCTACGACCACCTTCTCATCAAACACCCCGGTACCTCATCCCCTCAGCCGGCCAAAGAGAGGCCCCCAGTCAAGCCTGTCTGTCCGGAAGTATTGGGAAAAACTGTCTGTCTGACCAGCACACCCAGCCGGGCCCAGGCTGTGCCAGTGCCGCCCTCCAGAGAAATGACTGGAAAGAGCAGCCTGGTGTCGGCCTCCTTCACCATAGGGGAAGACTGGATGGAGCAGCGACACATGCAGGAGGTCCTGGCTGGAAGTGCCGCCCAGTGTCTGCCCACAGGTGACCCTGCCACTGTCACATCAGCAGTGGATGTACAGGTCACACCCCCCATCCCTACCTGCTGCCATGTCTCCACCCAGACCAACTGCCCTGCGGTGGACCTTGGCGTGCAGACTGATCTGACACAGTACACTAAGCACCTCTCCCCCAACAAGGTTGCATTTTCTCCCATTACCAGCACCACTACCCAGACCAACAACATCCAGAGTGAAGCTGCCTCCTCCTCAGATTCTGTCTCGACCTCCCCCAGGCAGCACCGCACCCCCCATGGGGTGGACCGTCGCCCTGCAATCCGACACTGTACTGCACCCCCTGATGGGAACCTGAGGGAGTGCTTCCGCAAGCTGACCAAAGAGCGTCAGTATCACTACTCCACCATCCGCTCCAAGCTGGAGCACATGGTGACCATGCTGTCCCACCGCCGTGAGCTGGTGGACCTCACCAACATGGCCCTGGGGCCCGGGCTGCACAGAGCATGCAATGCCCAGAAAGAGCGGAGACAATGGCAGAGGCAGGGGCATAACCCTGGCCTGCTGATGGACAGTGTGGGCATGGGCACATGGCCAAGGGCTAGATGTTTACACTAA
- the LOC115207593 gene encoding protein FAM83D isoform X1 codes for MALSQCLEDSPVRWPSRRQGNDLNVKELYNERHRLALEELISGGVDSFLGFLRKERIPNFLSDDEIRHIGRAAVVPRCVSHHAEDVIFEQSVSSSMDCSSVTYFPEVSDVEPPLLEIGWPAFTSGSYRGVTRAVAHFQPSYGECIYSCKEAARRMIQSAKEVIAIVTDSLTDLDIFKDLQEACTQRRVPVYILLDWSCVPAFLKMCNNINVRLDDLKQMRVRTVTGGTYFMRSGAKITGKVHERFMLIDGNRVTTGSYRFNWTDGKLNSSNMIELSGQITENFDEEFRILYAQSMPVITRGPASARNSGIYDHLLIKHPGTSSPQPAKERPPVKPVCPEVLGKTVCLTSTPSRAQAVPVPPSREMTGKSSLVSASFTIGEDWMEQRHMQEVLAGSAAQCLPTGDPATVTSAVDVQVTPPIPTCCHVSTQTNCPAVDLGVQTDLTQYTKHLSPNKVAFSPITSTTTQTNNIQSEAASSSDSVSTSPRQHRTPHGVDRRPAIRHCTAPPDGNLRECFRKLTKERQYHYSTIRSKLEHMVTMLSHRRELVDLTNMALGPGLHRACNAQKERRQWQRQGHNPGLLMDSVGMGTWPRARCLH; via the exons ATGGCTCTATCGCAATGTTTGGAAGATTCGCCTGTAAGGTGGCCGTCAAGAAGACAGGGAAATGATTTGAATGTAAAGGAGTTATACAACGAAAGACATCGGCTGGCGTTAGAGGAACTTATTTCAGGTGGAGTTGATTCGTTTTTGGGATTTCTAAGAAAAGAGAGAATTCCGAACTTTCTCTCGGATGACGAGATCAGACACATTGGCCGTGCTGCGGTGGTTCCACGCTGCGTGTCCCACCACGCAGAGGACGTGATTTTTGAACAGTCGGTAAGCAGCTCCATGGACTGCTCCTCCGTCACTTACTTCCCCGAGGTCTCGGACGTGGAGCCACCGCTGTTGGAAATCGGCTGGCCCGCCTTTACATCGGGCTCTTACAGAGGAGTCACTCGTGCTGTCGCCCACTTCCAACCCAGTTATGGAGAATGCATCTATAGTTGCAAGGAAGCTGCGAGAAGAATGATTCAAAGTGCCAAGGAG GTGATCGCCATAGTGACAGATTCTCTGACAGACCTGGACATCTTTAAGGATCTCCAGGAGGCGTGCACACAGCGCAGAGTTCCAGTCTACATCCTACTGGACTGGTCCTGTGTGCCGGCATTCCTCAAAATGTGCAACAACATCAATGTTCGCCTGGACGATCTTAAG CAAATGCGAGTGCGGACCGTAACTGGTGGTACATACTTCATGAGGTCAGGGGCCAAGATTACTGGGAAGGTTCATGAACGGTTCATGTTGATTGATGGGAACAGAGTGACTACAGGCTCCTACAG GTTCAATTGGACTGATGGGAAACTAAACAGCAGCAACATGATCGAGTTGTCTGGCCAGATCACTGAGAACTTTGATGAGGAGTTCCGGATTCTGTATGCCCAGTCCATGCCTGTTATTACCAGGGGCCCAGCCAGTGCCCGAAACAGTGGCATCTACGACCACCTTCTCATCAAACACCCCGGTACCTCATCCCCTCAGCCGGCCAAAGAGAGGCCCCCAGTCAAGCCTGTCTGTCCGGAAGTATTGGGAAAAACTGTCTGTCTGACCAGCACACCCAGCCGGGCCCAGGCTGTGCCAGTGCCGCCCTCCAGAGAAATGACTGGAAAGAGCAGCCTGGTGTCGGCCTCCTTCACCATAGGGGAAGACTGGATGGAGCAGCGACACATGCAGGAGGTCCTGGCTGGAAGTGCCGCCCAGTGTCTGCCCACAGGTGACCCTGCCACTGTCACATCAGCAGTGGATGTACAGGTCACACCCCCCATCCCTACCTGCTGCCATGTCTCCACCCAGACCAACTGCCCTGCGGTGGACCTTGGCGTGCAGACTGATCTGACACAGTACACTAAGCACCTCTCCCCCAACAAGGTTGCATTTTCTCCCATTACCAGCACCACTACCCAGACCAACAACATCCAGAGTGAAGCTGCCTCCTCCTCAGATTCTGTCTCGACCTCCCCCAGGCAGCACCGCACCCCCCATGGGGTGGACCGTCGCCCTGCAATCCGACACTGTACTGCACCCCCTGATGGGAACCTGAGGGAGTGCTTCCGCAAGCTGACCAAAGAGCGTCAGTATCACTACTCCACCATCCGCTCCAAGCTGGAGCACATGGTGACCATGCTGTCCCACCGCCGTGAGCTGGTGGACCTCACCAACATGGCCCTGGGGCCCGGGCTGCACAGAGCATGCAATGCCCAGAAAGAGCGGAGACAATGGCAGAGGCAGGGGCATAACCCTGGCCTGCTGATGGACAGTGTGGGCATGGGCACATGGCCAAGGGCTAGATGTTTACACTAA